Within Vicia villosa cultivar HV-30 ecotype Madison, WI linkage group LG1, Vvil1.0, whole genome shotgun sequence, the genomic segment ATGAATATGTATATTTTGCCATCTTTGTAATAATTATCAAAACTACATCTTTTGAATGAATATGTATATTTTGCCAACCATAAAGCTTCTATTTAAAACTGTAAATTCAGATGTCTAGTTGAACTGAAGTTAATTAGGAGGATTAACTAAGAatgatattattaaaattaacaaaaGTTTTGCTAACCAATGTCTATTATTTTCATGTAGTTGTAAGTTAAATATAACTATTTTATTGGTCTTTAGTCTTATCACACATAATTGGATTCAACTTTAAGCTTATCATAAATTTTCAACTCAGCATTTTGTCTGATATTATATTTTGTTCCAAAATGTAAAATGCTAagcatattttttaaattataatcctTCAATTGAAACAGTTACACTACATTGATATTAAATTGCCATCATATAAATGAGAGTGTATCAACAAGTCATAAGGAATATATACACTGCATTTTCAACTTGTATGGaacaaattttattattactttgtTTCAACTTTGACACACACAACACAATACAAGTCCCTTGTTGAATCAGTAaactttgacacatgaaaaatattccGGCTCGGTTACAGCTTCAGTGAAGTTCTGGTTTTTGTCGTCGGCTTTGACGACGAGTTAATCAAAATTCCTGTCTGAAGCATCTTTTGCTTTCTGAGCTTCTTCTCAAATGTATTAGATAAGCAAATAAGATAAAGTGGGCAGAAGTAATAGAGTAAAAGCACTCTCTATTTCATCTAAATGTTGCTTGCAAAAGACACATACATCACAGTGCAAGGCCCTTTGAATCAACAatccttttcttcttcatttttataacttttatcaaataaaaattgTGAGGCTTTTCTTCTTACCCTCTTCTTCTTTTATGACTTAAAATGAAATCGTCATCGTCATCATGTCACCATTGCGGCTTATGTGAAGTTCCAGTATTACTCGGTCTCGATTGTGCCTTTTGTGAAGTTCCAGTATTAATGTTGACATTCCTCCATTTCACTTGTTGGTATCTATTTTGACAGTGAATCGTAGAAAATTCTCAAGGATTCTTTCTGCAAACATAAGGTAATATTATGAACAAACATCTCGTATAAGTATCTCGTATTAGTCCGAGTCGATATCTTGGTACACTGACAATGAATTGTAAATTTCCATAATAAACTGTGAAAAATTAAGACCAGTTCAGGTGGGTTGTGTTTCTGAGcaaatttttttacacaaaacagAATTTTCATCTTAACTAATTCTCAACTGATAACAACAAATTTATCACCACCATTAACAAAATCTAACTATAAATGCATGAAAGGTGTTTTTAGGGAACTTGGATGCTGAAACAAATAAGCAGACAGCCAATTAGCAAGCTGAAACAATGCGAATCAAAATGCTGAAGtatcaaagaaataaaaattgatgcaaaaacactttttgaaaactGCTCATATTCCATAAAAAGGTTCAAAATGCATAGAAAATGTAAAAAACATATGTCCCTTTATTTACCAAGGTTAAAACGCAAGGAAGTTACATGCAGTAATCCAATATATTTTGAGAagagatatttaatatatatatatatatatatatatatatatatatatatatatatatatatataagtcatTTTTGTGAGCAAAGCAAAGATACCTACTCATGTAGTATGTGAAGTGCTTGCTTCACCGTTGGATCAACATCCAAGGCAACAACCTGTGACCAGATATCACTACACCAGTATATTATGTTATTCTAGATAGCGGATGGATAACGCTAGTTCAAACCAGTGGTATCACGAGATAGTATCTTACAATTAAGGGAGCATTCAATTTTTCCGGGTCCACAGTCCAATCCAATGCAGCATGTATCATCTTTGGATCAACGTCGTCCTTTTCAACACAAAATGTTTGATTGCTGGTATCATTCGCCAAAATTGCTCCTAATCCATAAGTGTAAAATGTAAATAGGAACACTATTTGCATCGAATTATCTTTAAGTAATTCTTCTTTCTCAGATAACAATGATGTATTATTCACCTACACCAAATGCAACATTTCATACAATTAAATATAGACAGACTTTAATTAGGAagcaaaataaaaatgatttatgAAAAACGATACCGGACAGAGAATAATGTGAATGTTAATTAATGATATCATAGGATAATATCAAGTTTTTCTCAAATTTTACTGCAGTTCAAAAACGAATCTTACTCACCACAATCTGCATAAACACCAATCATACATATGGTTATCCACATAAACAGCAATCCGCAACAGGTACTTTGTACAAAATACAACAATACAAAAACTTTGGTTATAAAACATTTTCTCAAACACATGGTATGCTTCTGTGAAACTGAAATACAACATCAAATTCAAGGCTATTATCCTGCAGTTGTTAATTTCTCCTGCGATCTAGGACAAGGGCTATTATCCTGCGAAACAAATTACAAAAAGAAAGtcatttcaattcattaataCTGGATGAAATTAGTATCAATCCACTAATACACCAACCTCTTCAAAGACCATACATGTTTAAGCATTCTTATAATTTTCATAAATTTAGTTTCTAACAAGAATTAAATAATGAGGCTAAAACTCATATAAACTTAATAAGCTTTACATCTTAAACACAACAAATATAAGGATCTTGGTGTTAATGGGACATTGTAAGAAAATACTCTCATCAGAGCcaacaaaatcaataaaaatagaaacaacaaaaaaacaaaaccaaCAAAGTTTTTCTATTGAAtgagttttgaaatgaaaaatgtGTTTGAAATGAAAAATGTGTCCAATGATAAAGTGACACATGTTGGTTTCTTTGACATAATGCACCACTTGTCATCCTCTAATTAGTCCAAATTAAAAGCGGATGGTGAATTAGTTAGTTACCATTGTGTCTAATTtgtagtgtaaatttttttagtaGAAATGACATAATTGGTAGTTTGGTCAATGCAAtagtaatgggtagatagtaAATTTCCTTCATTATTTCAAACGTTAAATATGTTTTCTTTCCCTCTTAATATAGTtatattcatttttaatttttataaaaaatctcTTTAAAAAATGGTCCTTCCAAAGATTTTCATCCATACAGTTGGTCTCTAACGTTAAATGTCATTAATAGAGGCTGACGTGATAGTAcaaatgaatttaaaatattaCTTGTTTAATTGAATCATAATGTCGAAATTTAATACTTAAAACAACTGGAAACCTGAGACATTCTCATTTAACCTAACCTAATATCCTTGCCTTCGTCTTCTTCATTCAGCTTCCCTAATATCAAGCTTCGTTTTATTCCATCTTCATCGTTCTTATTTCCATCAAAGCTTCGTTCATCAATGTCGTATGCTTCTATAAAATCACGAGCTGGGAAGTTTTGCGGATGTCAGGTTCGTATAGTTTTCTACCATTGCAAGAAGGGACTTAGTAAAGAAAGGTTGTTTTGAAGACGTCCCTATTGGAGGAGTGGTAATACGTATGATTTATTTATATGGGATGAAGACCTTGAAGCAAAATATGGAAATGAAGATGGAAGCATAATAAACTCAGAGCTGGAAGTAATATATGGGCTATATGAAGTAAATGTATGAAGATTCAAGGAAAAAGAACAAGAATTTGAAGACTAAACTGAAAGCAGAGAAATTTCGTGGAAACTTGAAGATGTTGTTTTTTGCAATGTCTTTTATGGTTAATGTGTATcttgttttgaaatataattgttgaatttgttgtgttTTCTTAGAGTTTGCAATGTCAAGGAAGAATATGTGTTACTATGTTGTTATGAAATGTGACGAATATTTGGCTTTGTTAACGAAAGGTGTATTCAACTGTTATGGAATGTATTAAACTAAAATGTATTCTGAAAGGTATTGAACTATTAtgatatgttagaacaagatttgttctgatcaacattcttagttttgatgataacaaagatatgaattttgtgtgagataatgtggtactctaatacactgcaatttccctttcaggaaataaataaagagtatgcacaaatcagcgctcagaagctttgactcagtaggttcagcatgcaacatcagaacatggtctggcaagacattagaagatggtcaaagcagaatcagaacatgggtctatggaagcatcagaagaacttgagttcagaagtagaagcactgaagttctcatggtatcacgctcagaagcacttcaaggtcagaagacaagaagatgctctacaccaagctgtttgactctgatgatattcaaacgttgtatacacaaacatcagatcagaagaaagtacaagatggcaggctacgctgactgacaaaaggaacgttagaagctattaaaggcaacgtcagtagacacaacgtgaacaaggctcgaggtagttgacaaaagagtgaaacattaaatgcaatgctgtacggaatacgcaaagcattaaatgctcccaacggtcatcttctcaagtgcctataagtatgaagttctgatgagaagcaaggttaccaattctaaaCGAacctattctgaaaaacttgctgaaacattgttcaactcaaagctctcaaacttcatcttcatcaaagctcactacattgctgttgtaatatattagtgagattaagcttaaacgttaagagaaatatcactgttgtgattatagattttcagaagcaattgtaatactcttagaattgattacattaatttgtaagtaactagagtgatcaagtgttgatcaggatactctaggaagtcttagcttgtgcctaagcagttgtaattagagtgatcacgtggtgatcaggatactctaagaaagtcttagcttgtgtctaagcatttgttcctatagtgatcaggttgtgatcaggatactctagaagacttagtcatgggctaagtggaaaaccattgtaatctgttgcgattagtggattaaatcctcaggtgaggtaaatcactccgtgggggtggactggagtagtttagttaacaacgaaccaggataaaaataactgtgcaatttgtttttatcgttcaagtttttagactacacttattcaaacccccctttctaagtgtttttctatccttcaattggcatcagagcgccggttctaaggtgcaagcacttaaccgtgtttagaaaagactcaggaagagaaaaacgcttcagtaaaagatggctggtgaagatcctaacactacatctacatctggctctgctgagcaatacaacggaaacggtaacaatggttatactagaccaccagtatttgatggtgaaaactttgaatactggaaagacaaactggaaagttacttccttggtctagatggtgatctttgggatcttctgatggatggttacaaacatccagtaaaagccTCAGGCGTAAAGCTTaccaggcaagaaatgaatgatgatcaaaagaagcttttcaagaatcatcataaatgtaggactgttttgctgaatgctatctcccatgctgagtatgagaagatatctaatagggaaacggcctatgatatatatgagtcattgaaaacgacccatgagggaaatgctcaagtcaaggagaccaaagctcttgctctaatccagaaatatgaagccttcaagatggaggatgatgaagatattgagaagatgttctcaagatttcaaactctaactgctggattgagagttctggataaaggctacaccaaggctgatcatgtaaagaagatcatcagaagcttacccagaagatggggtccaatggtgactgcattcaagattgccaagaatctgaatgaagtttctttggaagagcttatcagtgccttgagaagccatgaaatagagctggacgcaaacgagcctcaaaagaaaggtaagtctattgcattaaaatctaattttaaaaaatgcactaacgcttttcaggccaaagaagaagatcttgaagaatcagaatctgaagaagaagatgaattgtccatgatctccagaagggtaaaccaactctggaagagcaagcaaaggaagttcagaggcttcagaagttcaaagagatttgaacgaggagaatcttctggtgacagaagatctgacaagaagaaggctgtctgctatgagtgcaatgagcctggacattacaagaacgagtgtccaaaacttcagaaggagaatcccaagaagaagtttcataagaagaaaggtcttatggcaacatgggatgattctgaatcagaatcagaatcagactctgaaggagagcaagccaacttcgcgctgatggctacagaagatgatggattagaatctacatcaaaatcagattctgaagaggtactttctgaactatctagagaagagttagtttccagtttaacagaacttctggaactcgaggctcatcttagtatcaaatacaaaaagctgaagaagcagtttgaatt encodes:
- the LOC131623279 gene encoding glucan endo-1,3-beta-glucosidase 3-like, which encodes MQIVFLFTFYTYGLGAILANDTSNQTFCVEKDDVDPKMIHAALDWTVDPEKLNAPLIVVALDVDPTVKQALHILHEKNP